The candidate division WOR-3 bacterium DNA segment GGACGGACAATTTATACCCTTGGAACCGGCACACGGAATAGGAAAATGTTTTTGCGATTGATAAAAAATAAAAACATCGATGTGGTGGTCGATGTCCGGCGATTTCCAACGAGTCGGTTTGAAGACTTTAAAAAAGAGAGACTCACCCAGATTTTGATGAAGAACGGGATAGATTATTTTCATTTTGGGAATGAACTGGGAGGCTATCGGAAGGGAGGGTATGAAAATTACATGAAAACAAAAGAATTTGAGGAGGGTTTCAAAAAACTTCTCAGTATGGTGAGCAATAAGAATGTCTGTATCATCTGTGCAGAAACTTTCCCCTGGAAGTGCCATCGGCGGTTCATCGCCCAAAAGCTGATAGAACATGGCTATGAAGTCATTCATTTGATCGATGAAAAACGCACCTGGCAGCAGGACCCAAAAAAATAAAAAGAATAGAGAAAATGATTAAAATCGGTTGTTGCGGATTTCCAGTGGCGCGAGAAAGATACTACAAAAAATTTTCGGTTGTTGAAGTTCAGTCAACATTCTATGATTTTATCAATCCTGCGACATTAGAAAAATGGCGTGCCGAAGCACCAGAAGGTTTTGAATTTGTCCTAAAAGCATTCCAGTTTATCACCCACCCTGCAAATTCTCCCACCTATAAGCGGGCAAAACATATTGGGAATCTGAGATTAGAAGAACTGGGTAATTTTCAGCCCACTAAAGCGGTTTTTAACTGTTATGAGTCACTAAAAGAATATGCCGAAATTTTAAAAGCAAAAGTTATCATCTTCCAGTCACCCCCAAGTTTCCAACCGACAGAGGAGAATATAAAAAATATGGAAAAATTTTTTGGTAAGATAGATAGAAAAAATTTTATCCTGGGTTGGGAACCAAGAGGCAAATGGCAGTCTGCAGAGATTAAAAAAGTTTGTGAAAGGCTTAACCTTGTTGATGTGGTTGACCCGTTTGTAAGAGAAACTACCTACGGTAGAATTTTTTATTATCGATTGCATGGTGGCAAGGGTTACAAGCATAAATTTACTGACGACGAGCTTAAAGTGCTCGCAGA contains these protein-coding regions:
- a CDS encoding DUF72 domain-containing protein; translation: MIKIGCCGFPVARERYYKKFSVVEVQSTFYDFINPATLEKWRAEAPEGFEFVLKAFQFITHPANSPTYKRAKHIGNLRLEELGNFQPTKAVFNCYESLKEYAEILKAKVIIFQSPPSFQPTEENIKNMEKFFGKIDRKNFILGWEPRGKWQSAEIKKVCERLNLVDVVDPFVRETTYGRIFYYRLHGGKGYKHKFTDDELKVLAEKIKGKIGYVMFNNITMFEDAQRFSEMRR
- a CDS encoding DUF488 domain-containing protein is translated as MGRTIYTLGTGTRNRKMFLRLIKNKNIDVVVDVRRFPTSRFEDFKKERLTQILMKNGIDYFHFGNELGGYRKGGYENYMKTKEFEEGFKKLLSMVSNKNVCIICAETFPWKCHRRFIAQKLIEHGYEVIHLIDEKRTWQQDPKK